The following are from one region of the Rosettibacter firmus genome:
- a CDS encoding class IV adenylate cyclase, with translation MATNLELKIKIDSPIPYERKLKTNGIKHIQTLKQKDIYYKYNDSLLKLRIEKNKYYLIKYLRNEIGKRWSNYEILELKGKNPEKFLSNIFCIENIIEKTRKLYLYKNTRIHIDNVKNLGWFLELESVVNSNKKEASKEFKEVVNFLEIDLSNQIRKSYKELLKNDSNKIKH, from the coding sequence ATGGCAACTAATCTTGAATTAAAAATTAAAATTGATTCGCCAATTCCTTACGAGAGAAAATTAAAAACTAATGGAATTAAACACATTCAAACATTAAAACAAAAAGATATTTATTATAAATACAATGATAGTCTTTTGAAATTACGCATTGAAAAAAACAAATATTATTTAATCAAGTACTTAAGAAATGAAATTGGTAAACGATGGAGTAATTATGAAATACTTGAATTAAAAGGGAAAAATCCAGAAAAATTTTTATCGAATATTTTTTGTATCGAGAATATAATAGAAAAAACAAGGAAATTATATCTTTATAAAAATACAAGAATCCACATAGATAATGTAAAAAATCTGGGCTGGTTTTTAGAATTAGAATCAGTTGTTAATAGTAACAAAAAAGAAGCTTCGAAAGAATTTAAAGAAGTAGTTAATTTTCTTGAAATTGATTTATCGAATCAAATTAGAAAATCATATAAAGAATTATTAAAAAATGATTCTAACAAAATTAAACATTGA
- a CDS encoding DUF2461 family protein, protein MKSNTKFNGFSEEVFKFFRDLEKNNNIEWFHKNKLRYQKYLIEPAKSFISEIAPFLNRLNPAIRSEPKFNETIMRLNKDMRFAKGEPYRTFLLIHFGRFKLDSEFYLYFDSRSFAMGMFINRKKGNNLYFGQNLLRYKKEIINICNKYKIDNNYSLSDLENNSQLIVKKFNSQNHLHFLENIDFILLERNKNIPDKILFSDEIILETIKMITQLYPLYCFAISPQPLKEIQHYEDNFGEILL, encoded by the coding sequence TTGAAAAGCAATACAAAGTTTAATGGATTTAGTGAAGAAGTATTTAAATTTTTCAGAGATCTCGAAAAAAATAATAATATAGAATGGTTTCATAAGAATAAATTACGATATCAAAAATATTTAATTGAACCTGCTAAATCTTTTATTTCTGAAATTGCTCCTTTCTTAAATAGATTAAATCCTGCTATTCGCTCCGAACCAAAGTTTAACGAAACGATAATGCGACTTAATAAAGATATGCGATTTGCAAAAGGGGAGCCGTATAGAACTTTTTTGTTGATTCATTTTGGTAGATTTAAACTTGACAGTGAATTTTATCTTTACTTTGATTCACGAAGTTTTGCTATGGGAATGTTTATTAATCGTAAAAAGGGAAATAATCTTTATTTCGGACAAAATCTTTTAAGGTACAAAAAAGAAATTATTAATATATGCAACAAATACAAAATTGATAACAACTATTCTCTTTCTGATCTTGAGAATAATTCACAATTAATAGTAAAAAAATTCAATTCACAAAATCATCTTCATTTTTTAGAAAATATTGATTTTATCCTTTTAGAAAGGAATAAAAATATTCCTGATAAAATTTTATTCTCTGATGAAATTATACTTGAAACAATAAAAATGATTACTCAATTATATCCACTCTATTGTTTTGCAATTTCACCACAACCATTAAAAGAAATTCAACATTATGAAGATAATTTTGGTGAAATTTTGTTATAA